The segment CTCTGTTTCCAGAAAAACTCTTCTTGCATAAGAACATTAGATAAAGCAGTTTTATAAGCTTTTAAAACTTGACTGTTCGTAGGCCCATCCTTGTCCCTATATTGCTCAATACACCTTTTGTAATGggatattttattcttaaacttGAAAGCATGTTCCCGGCCCCACTCTTTTAAAGCAAAAGAGCAAGTATGAATTTTGTCTATCAGGCTCTCAGCATGAGGAGATCTCCATGCATTTGACACTACAAAATCCAGTCCATCCTCCTTGAGCCATCCATTCTCAAACCGAAACCTGTGTTTATAAACACAAGAAAACTTGTCCACCGTATTCAACTCAATTGGGGAGTGATCAGAGACAGGAGCTACTAAATTATTTAGCTTTGCATTAGAAAAAAGATTAAGCCAAGATACATTTACTAAAGCCCGATCAAGACGCTCCTCAACCCAGTGACTTGACCCACGACCTCTTTCCCAGTGAAAGGATACCCCTTGAGAGGAAGATCTTGAAGTTGACAGTCTGAAAGAGCTTCACAAAAACCTCTAATTAACCATGGAGGATGTGGGACactgccttttttttcttcattacaGACAATATCATTGAAGTCACCCAAACAACACCATGGAAGAGAGGAAGCAGAATAGAGAGACCGAAGAAGATTCCAAGACAAATGTCGTTGGCTTCTATCCGGGAAACCATAGAAACCAGTAACTCTCCACCGAAGACCATCCTCCTCTGAGACTTCCATATCTATATGTGATTGAGAGTAACTCAACAAAGAAAACATCCCTGCCTTCCTCCAAAGAAAAGCTAAACCTCCTCCACGCCCCACACGATCAACACAGAAAGCACCTTCAAAACCCAGCTTAGACTTCAACTTCTCAACTTGTGCTGAATGTACAAGAgtttcaataagaaaaataaaatcaggcTTGCGAGATTTGTTGATCTCACATAGAGCTAGAACTGTTCGAGGGTTGCCCAGCCCTCGACAGTTCCAACTAATGCCTATCATGGCTGTTGGCAGGCCTGGTTACCAGGTCCCGCCAATGAAATGTTGGTAGTGGAGCTTGTTTCCAGCACCCTGTTAGCAGCCACTGCAACTTGACTCACAGTGGCCTGTTCTCCAGAATCAATAGCCATGCTATCTGAATGGCTTAAAAAAATAGCTCGGCCCTTCTGCGTTTTTATCCTCCACAATCTCCAGCCCATTTTCCTTAAAGCCCATATTATCACCTCCTGAAGTAATCACGTGACCCTCTGCATGAGAGGAACTAGATGGCTTGGTAGTGCACGTGGGAAAAGTTTGTAATCCATGCAATATTTGCGGCAATCTGTTAGCAGTTTGAAAATCCTTGATCCCACCAGACTCGGAGCTGATTACTCCTTGAATGGAAAAATCAGATCCATATCCTGATCCCCTAGCAATATTACCATACCCGGAATCGTCTGCATGCGTAGAATTCTCCATTGTTTCCCGCAACCATCGCTCTCCACCATATTCAGAACCTCTTCTCGTTGGAACACGAAGATCCGGACTCCATTCTCTTTTGATATCACCATCAGTTATAGAGAAAAGTTTATCACAAAATTTTTCTGAATGCCCTAACATGCCACAAAGATAACAGAAAGTGCTCAGCCGTTCATATTTGAAGTGAACCAAGGACCACTCCCCCTGAGGTTTTCGAATTTTCTTCCACCTTTTTAATGGCTGCCTCACATCCAGAAGAACTCTAATACGCATGAAATTTCTCCACAGGCCAGCATTGTTATTTATATCGTAGTCAACAAATTTTCCAATAAAGTTGCCAAGTTGCTTACCAACATTAAGAGACATAGACCCCACTGGAATATCATATACTTGAATCCAAAACATAACATGAAATAAAGGTATAGCAGTTGGAATTGCACCTTGTTTTAGATGGTGGAGAATGAGTAGGTGGTTGTCAAAAGTCCATGGACCTCCCTCAAGAACTCTCTTCAAATCAACAATATGGAAGaattggaaaaggaaaagttgTTTGTTGATTTCTTTGATACAGATACCTTTTCCGGGTCTCCAAACGCTGGCAAGGCGATGTTTCATAGCATTAAAATTGATCATCCGATCAGTGAGAAACCTTCCAATGAGGCATAGATCAAAAGACTGAGTAGTGCTCCCATCCTCACCCGTATCAAGAACAAGTTCCTCCTCCTCATCAACTGAGAGTGAGAGATTTTCCAGCCGATAATCCATAATAGAAGTAAGCACGCCCTTCACAGAATGAACAAATGATAGGAGAAAAAAAGCAGAAACTCTCACAAGGGGAGAGACAAAATGAAAACTCTCACAAAAGGAGAGACAGATTGAAAACTCTCACAAAAGGAGAGACGGCCGCCGTGGAAGAGAACATCAATTTCACCGCATATCGTACTTCATACCTTAATTATGTTCACATCTGACTCCGCGTTCCTCTCATGAAGTTCAACCACCTCAATTTTTCTCACTGGCCTTTTGAATACATGtctaaatttcaaatcaagtcTAGTTCTCGCCAACGTGTTTtgctttttattaaattttggacgaaataaaaaaatttaaatatttgcttttttttaatactaaaaaatgatatacccattttttttattttttaatatttaataaaaataaaatattaaaatatttatttatttttaaataaatgaataaaacgaACATCACCTTAATCTTATTGACTCggtatttttttgttatgaattaAAAGCTGGTCAATCAAGCcactttgattttgaatatatgattttgaatgtgacattcttaaaaaaaatagatggatGAAACCTCTTGAAATCATTTTCAACCATTGATATTTGtgccttttttttattgaatttgaaaaaaaaagaagaagtcaaattgatgttttcatattttgcttttcttaaatttaattattccaACAAAGTGAAGATAATGGATTTGACGTGGTATTCTCAAATTTgacttttttaataaagaagaaaataatttaaaaaataattatttaattaaaagggtatttgaaaatttaattttaaaaattcaacactttatcattttttttgtctagttttaataaaaatgtttttgttattttcttataaaataatattttttaaaaagataaattatttttcaggaaaaaatataaaaaatgttacatttataaatttagaaatcatttcattattttaagtaattaacttttcaagaaattaacgggattatttttttattatcaaatgcaTGCCATTATTCTTGTAAGTAAAAAATGTACATTAAGAGTTCgaatactttttctttttaaaaataaaaataaaataataataataataactttaatataaaatattgtatttttatatagtttttttattttaaaaattaaaagaaaatatagaaaatatattcaattgaACATCTATCAATTGATGGGATAAAATTGTCAATCATAGAAAGTCTTACTTTAGAGGGAAAATTCAAAAGttgtattttccttcactttctaacttattcaaattaaaattttcctaatgaGATCACAGGATTC is part of the Vitis riparia cultivar Riparia Gloire de Montpellier isolate 1030 chromosome 17, EGFV_Vit.rip_1.0, whole genome shotgun sequence genome and harbors:
- the LOC117904165 gene encoding uncharacterized protein LOC117904165 gives rise to the protein MDYRLENLSLSVDEEEELVLDTGEDGSTTQSFDLCLIGRFLTDRMINFNAMKHRLASVWRPGKGICIKEINKQLFLFQFFHIVDLKRVLEGGPWTFDNHLLILHHLKQGAIPTAIPLFHVMFWIQVYDIPVGSMSLNVGKQLGNFIGKFVDYDINNNAGLWRNFMRIRVLLDVRQPLKRWKKIRKPQGEWSLVHFKYERLSTFCYLCGMLGHSEKFCDKLFSITDGDIKREWSPDLRVPTRRGSEYGGERWLRETMENSTHADDSGYGNIARGSGYGSDFSIQGVISSESGGIKDFQTANRLPQILHGLQTFPTCTTKPSSSSHAEGHVITSGGDNMGFKENGLEIVEDKNAEGPSYFFKPFR